One Leuconostoc mesenteroides subsp. mesenteroides ATCC 8293 genomic window, GAGCGACTTTTCATTAATATCAACACCTATTACTTGGTTTTTTGGCTCTTTGTTTAAAATTTTGGCTAACGATGCCCCCATTTCGCCAAGACCCACAACAACGATATTTTTCATAACCATTCTCTCTTAATTGAGGACACATCTTCTACAAATCCAGGATACGACACACTCATAGCTTCTTCACCGGTTAATACTACATCCCCTTCAGTAATGAGAGAAGCAATCACGTTCATCATACCAATGCGATGATCCCCATGTGAGTCAAGTAGTGTTGAGCCATTTGACGTGTGCAAGAGCGTTCCACCATGAATAACCATACCATCTGGCTTCTCATCAATATCAGCGCCCAATTTAGTTAGCTCACTAATGACTGTCGAAATTCTGTCAGTTTCTTTTACACGTAATTCCTCTGCACCACTTATAATCGTGTCTCCCACAGCTTGTGTAGCAGCTAGAGCAAGAATGGGCAGTTCATCAACTGCACCAGGAATATCCTCAGCAGTAATTGCAATACCGTGTAAAGTTTGTGCTTTGACCGTGATATCAGCCAACGGTTCTCCATCAGATGCAATCGGTTTCTGAGTAATTTCTGCACCCATCCGTTCAAGCAATTTAATCACACCATCACGCGTTGGATTGACACCGACCTTTTTAATGGTAATTTCCGAGTTTGGTGTAATTAAACCAGCCACCATGAAAAATGCAGCACTTGAGATATCCGATGGTACTAAAACATGCTGACCGCTTAGTTTTGACTGCTTTTTAACAGTAATTACACCGTTATCTGTTTTAATTTGCCCACCAAACTGACGGAGCATGCGCTCTGTATGATCTCTTGATGGTAGATCTTCGATAATCGTTGTTTCACCCTCAGCTTGTATGCCCGCTAGCAAAATAGCACTTTTGACCTGCGCTGATGCTACCGGCATATGATAAGTAATACCATTTAGTTCAGTATTGGCCTTAATTACAGCTGGTAAGAACTCGTCATTAGATAATTCAAATTGCGCATTCATCATTGACAACGGGTCGGCAACACGACGCAATGGTCGCTTGCTCAGTGATGAATCACCAAAAATATTCAGATCAAACGGTTGCTTACTTAGCAATCCCATGAGGAGACGAGTTGAAGTTCCTGAATTGCCCATATCTAATCCAGCAGATGGTGCCTTAAAATTTGTAAGGCCTTTACCAATAACTGTAGCTTGTGATTCTGTGTGGTCAATTTCCACACCAAGCGCACGAAAAACACCCATGGTATGCATCACATCATCTGACATCAAAAAATTATCAATGACAGTTTTCCCCTCAGCTATCGCACCAAACATCAATGCTCGATGTGATATTGACTTGTCGCCAGGAACTGTTATTTCTCCATGAAGGCCATTTTTTTCTGCTTTAGTGAGTTTAATCATCTCTTTTTATCCTTTGTTCATAATATGTACTATAGCCGAAGCTATATTAAAACTTTCTTATTTCTTCACGATACACTGCCACTTGTTCTTTCATCCGTTCAATGTTATCTGCATCAAATTTATCCAAAACAGCTTTAGCTAACTCAATTGCTACCATTGCCTCAGCAATTACAGCAGCGGCAGTAACTGCAGTTGTATCTGAGCGTTCTATCGATGCACGGTGGTCTTCGTGTGTATCAATGTCAACTGACTGCATAGGACGATACAAAGTAGGAATAGGCTTAACAACACCACGAACAACAATTGCTTCTCCTGTCGTCATACCACCTTCAAAACCACCGAGATTATCAGAACCACGATAAAAGCCACGTTCTTCGTCCCAAAAAATTTCATCCATGACTTGATCGCCATACTTTTCTGCGTTATCAAAACCACCACCAAATTGAACACCTTTGAAGGCATTGATGCCAACAATAGCGTTGGCAATTTTAGCGTCTAACTTTGTATCGGCAGATACATATGATCCCAATCCAACAGGCATACCTGTCGCAATAACTTGGACTTGGCCTCCTACAGTATTTGCATCACGCTTTGTTTTATCAATTACTTCTTTAATAGCTTCATCAGCTTCAGCATTTAGAGCACGTGTGTCGAAACCTTCTGTCACAACACGCAACTCTTGCAGGTTCTTATACTTAGTTAACTCATTTAGGTCGGACTTAGCAGGTCCAACATTCACAACGAAACCATGAACATCAACACCTATTTCGGAAAGTAATTTTTTGGCAACAGCACCAACTGCAACACGCATTGTCGTTTCACGAGCCGAAGATCTTTCCAAAACATTGCGTAAATCTTCACGGTGACGATACTTCATCCCACCAACCAAATCAGCATGTCCTGGACGCGGGCGCAACACCTTACGGAGCGTATTTTCTGCTGTTGCTGGCTCATTAGGGGCCATAATTTTCGACCAATTATTATGATCATCGTTGTGAACATTCAATGTAATTGGTGATCCAAGTGTTGTTTGGTGACGAACACCTGTCAAAAAGGTAACTGTATCAGTTTCGATTTTTTGACGTTCACCACGACCATAACCACGCTGACGTCGAGCTAATTGCTCATTAACATCTTCTTGACTGATGTGTAATCCGGCAGGAATACCTTCAATAACAGCAATTTCTTCAGGGCCATGGCTTTCACCAGCAGTAACATATCTCATATTAATTCTCCACAAATGCCGGCATGTCGGCGATTTTTTTCTTTACAATAATTGGCTGACCTACTTTTTCAAGAGCCACTAAATTCAAAATACCATCATGATTTTTTTTATCATTGATCAAGTGGTTAAAGAAGTCAGTTGTCCCGATAAAATGCGAATGTGTTGGTAAACCAACAGCTTCCAATCGACTTAATAATTCAGTAGTTAGCCCTCTAGGCATTATACCATGTTGTTCAAATCGACTGCTAATAGCAATCATACCAATCGCCACAGCTTCACCATGACGTAATTCACCATGAGCTAATAGTTCAATCGCGTGACCAAAAGTATGCCCAAAATTCAGAAACTGGCGGTCTCCAGCTTCTTTTTCATCAGCCATCACTACACTAGCCTTATAAGCAATCGCACGTTTTGACAATTCTTGCGCATGATGACGTATATCTGCTACCGATTTGATTTGACCAGTAAAATCAAAAAAGTCTTGATTAGCCAATGCTGATGTTTTAACAACTTCCGCATATCCTTCAACTAAATCACGGTCCGTCAGTGTATTCAAATAAGTAACATCAACTAAATCTAAATCCGGCTGATAAAAAGAGCCAGCAATATTTTTTGTATTACCAAGATTCACGGCTGTCTTACCACCAACCGACGAATCAACTTGAGCTGTTAATGACGTCGCAATTTGAATAAAAGCAATTCCGCGCATGTACAAAGAGGCGACTACTCCACCTAAATCACCAATAACGCCACCACCTAATGCAATAACACCATCGCCACGTGTAAATCCAGCAGCTGCCATTTTAGCAATCAATTCACCGGCCACTGACAAAGATTTTGATGACTCTCCAGCGGGAACTTCTAACTCGAGTATATCAAATCCTACTTCACGTAATTGCTTTGCTGTATCCTTTAAATACAATGGCCCAACGTTGCTATCTGTTAATAGTGAAATCTTTCGCGCAGACCACACAGCCGATATTTCTTGGCCAAGACGTGTGTGTAAAGTGTTATCAATTTTCACATCATACTTTTTTGTCGCTAAATCAACTGTAATTGTGCTCATTTAATGGCCTCGCGCACCTTGTTTGCCTTCTCTGTCAATTGTTTGAATTGTGCTGGTGTCAATGCTTGGGCACCATCAACAAATGCATGTGACGGATCATCATGTATTTCGGTCATCAAACCTTGTGCACCAGCAGCAATTGCAGCTAAAGCAAGCGGTTCAACAAACTTTGAAACACCAGCCGCATGTGAAGCATCCGCAACAACAGGATAGTGAGTTAGCGATTGTAAAACAGGAATGGCTGATACATCAAGCGTATTACGCGTGTACTTATTATCATAAGTACGAATACCACGTTCCATCAAAATAATCTGATCATTCCCACCAGCAGCAATGTATTCAGCAGCATTAAGCAAATCATCGATGGTTGCTGACATACCACGTTTCAAAACTACGGGCTTGTTCTTCTTTCCCAGGGCCTTAAGCAAAGCAAAGTTTTGCATATTACGCGTACCGACTTGGAAAATATCTGTGTAAGAATCAACTAAATCCACATCTCGTGTATCTAAGATTTCGGTTACCATATCCATTCCCAACGCATCTGCTGCTGCGCGATGGGCTTTTAAACCTTCTTCGCCATTACCTTGAAATGAATATGGAGATGTACGTGGCTTGAAAGCCCCGCCGCGCAAGATAGTTGCGCCCGCCTGCTTAACATCTTCACCCATTTCTTTAACATGTTCGGGAGATTCGATTGAATCAGGGCCAGCCATGAAGACGAAGTTACCACCACCGATGACACTATGTTTAGTTGTAATAATTGTATCCTCTGGGTGGAAGTCACGTGATGACTTGATGGCTGAATGATGGTTTGTGATTATTTCAACAACGTCTTGTGATATATTTTTCAATATATCTTCGGGTAACTTTTTCACGCCGGCTAACGCAACTCTATTACTGTGAACAAACACTGGTTTAATAGGGTCTTTGGTATCTAATTGCGCTGCAATTTTTTCTGCATCTTGACTTGTCTTTGCGATAATAATCATTGTTTTATTCCTCAATTGCTTTCTTCATAAGATTTCTGTCAGCTGGCCTGTCGAACCAATATTCAAAGCTTAGCGCTCCTTGATTGACTAACATCGGCAAACCATTTAATGTTGCTAATCCACGTTGGTTAGCAGATTTCAATAATGTAGTTTGTTGATTACGATAAATCATGTCCACCACCAAGGCGTGCTGTGGTAGTAATGCTATTTGCAAATCCGTTAATAGCGTCCGCAAATCATTCATCCCAACGGTGGTGGCATTGATAAGCATATCAGCACGCTTTAATGCTTTGGTGAGCATCTGATTATCTGCTAAATCCTCTAGATGCCCATTCCCCTCACTAAGATAGCTAATCTCTGCTTTTCGCTCATGCCAATCTTCATGAACTCTATTAAACACAATTAATTCCCTCACGCCATACAGTTTCGCAGTGGCAATCACTGATCTAGCTGCTCCGCCAGTACCCAGTACAATAACCATTTCTTTGGGTTGGCGAGAATTAATACTTTGCCAGAACCCGTCTCCATCTGTGTTAGTGCCAATCAGATGCCCTTTAACACTTTTAACCGTATTCACCGCATGAAGCCGCTGAGATATTGGCGATAGCTCATCCAAATATTGAATAATTTCATTTTTAAACGGTGTTGAAACATTGAATCCGCCTACGTGTAGGGCTTTTAATCCAACGATGGCCTCTTCAAGTTTTTCTGGTAAAATGTTGAAAGCGTGATAGTGTGCATCAATACCATATTCAGCTATCATCATGTTTTGCATTTGCGGCGAACGTGAATGTCCGGCCGGATGCGCGATTAATCCATATAAAGTCATTGTAACTCCTGTGTGATTTTATCGACGATATCTTCAGCATTAAATCCAAATTCGTCAAGAGCTATTTGTGCTGCCGCACTCATACCAAATTCATCAATACCAAATATTACGCCATCATTGCCAGCAATTCCTTGCCAACCCAATGTTGTTCCTGCCTCTATTATCACATTTTTTGTGCCCGTTTCGGGAATAATTTGTTGCTTTTTATCATCATCTAGCGCTAAGAATCGCGACAGATTTGGCATGGAAACAACGTTTGAAGGTAGTGACAGTAATTCACTCACCTTCTGTGCTATTTGGACTTCGGATCCAGTAGCAATCAAGTTAATTTTAGCCTCATCATGATGTCTTATTTGTACCGCGCCATTTTCAAATGATTGTTTTGCTTGATCTGTGCTTCCTTGAGCACCAATTTCGCCACGACTTAAAATTAAGATTGTTGGTCGATCAGTTGACGTCAACGCCCGCTGCCAAGCGCTGGCTATCTCTTCGGCTGTCCCTGGACGCAATACATCAACACCCGGAATCAGACGAAGCCCCATCAGTTGTTCAACCGGTTGATGTGTTGGTCCATCTTCGCCAACCGTAATACTGTCATGCGTAAAAACATAAATACTCGGCACATGCTGCAAGGCACTCAAACGAATAGCTGCCTTCATATAATCCGAAAAAGCCAAGAATGTCGCGCCAAATACTTTTGTACCACCGTGTAAAGCTATCCCATTCATTACCGCGCCCATGCCAAACTCACGCACACCAAACGCAATATTTCTACCCGATCGATCATCGGCGTTGAACAATGGTGAAGCCACCACTTCAGCATTAGTAGATGCTACCAAGTCAGCTGATCCACCCCATAATTGTGGTAATTGTGTCGCAAAGTTTTGCAACACATATTTAGATATTTTTCGGCCTGCTTGTACTTTCAAATCAGTCGGTAACTCGGGGATGGTCACCGTGTTTTTAGTTGAGAATTGCAGATAATCGGTTAATTCGTCATTCAAAGGTTGTTTTTGATGCAAAAGTCTATTCGAAATTTTAGCACGCAAGTCTTCAAGCAAATTACTTGGTAATTCAAAATTTTGTATATCAACATCAAGCGCTGATGAAAGATCTTGCAATTGTTGACTATCTAGTGGTGTGCCGTGAGCCTTGTTAGTGCCAGCGAACGGTCCAAAATCACCAATAATTGTTTTCACAGCAATCAACGTGGGCTCAGGAGACATTTTAGCATTTTCAATTGCATCGTGAATGGCTTCTAAATCATTACCATCTGCCACCTCACGTATATCCCAACCATAACTGGCAAAGCGCGCTAGATTATTTGATATATCTGACCTTTTCTTCAAACCATCAAGACTGACAGCATTATCATCATAAAGAACAACCAACTTACCGAGCTTTTGTTGACCAGCGAGTGACGCTACTTCATGGCTCACCCCCTCCATTAAATCCCCATCACCAACTAGCGCAAATGTAAAATGGTCAATCACTGAGGGAAATTGGTTATTGAGCTTTGCTTCAGCCATTGCCATACCAACAGCCATACCCAATCCTTGCCCAAGTGGTCCAGTTGTTGCTTCAACACCAGGCGTCACACCAACTTCTGGATGTCCAGGCGTTTTTGAATGTGGTTGTCGAAATTCTGATAAATCTTGGGCTGACAGGTCAAAGCCAGCTGCATGTAAAGTCGCATACAGTAATGCGGCACCGTGACCAGCAGACAAAACGAAACGATCGCGATTAATCATATTAGGATTCTCGGGATCAACATTAAGTTGATTTGCATACAACTCATACAAAATTGGTGCAGCACCCAAAGCAATGCCAGGGTGCCCAGAACCAGCTTTGCTAATCATTTGGTTAGACAGCAACCTCAACGACTGAATTGTTTCTGTTGACAATGATGATGTTTTCATGAGATTCTCCTTAAATAAAAATCGTACTAAGTGAGTAAACACCTAGTACGATTTAACAGAAAATTACACTCCTGAAAACATAAAAGCCACTAGGTGTTTAATATCAACACTTAGTGACTCAACCTTGAAAAACTTCTGGTCGCTAAGTGCGTCGTAACCGACGCACTTATAATGCGACGGCTCTACATAAACCAGAAGTAGTAATAACTATTATTTTTCAAGACTTTGCTGTTCATAATTTTTCTCATTCTTATTTGATGTAATTAACTATACATTCATTTATTATAAATGTCAACAGTTTATTAAAATAAACTTCATTACATCATTAATTCCTCATGAAAAAAGCTTTTATTCTTGCACTAGATTTCATTATTATAGTTTTTATTTTACGTTTGCAGTTAGCGCTATAAATTTTTCAATCATTTTTGATCCTGTCGGCGTTCCAATAGATTCAGGATGAAATTGAAAGCCGAACACTGGTAAAGTTTTATGTTGCATAGCCATTATTTCATCGTCATCTTGTGCGATGCCAACCACTTTGAAATCTTTTGGAAAATTTTTTTTATCAAGAATGAGAGAATGATAGCGCATAATTTTGACTAATCCTGTGCTTAGTAACGGCGATGTGTCTGCTACCAGCATATCAGAAACCTTACCATGACGAATAACAGCTGCCCGTTTAACACGCCCACCAAAAACTTCACCAATGGCTTGGTGCCCTAAACAGATGCCCAACATCGGCTTGCTGTTGGCATAGTGTCGAATCATGTTTTCCATTTCTCCTGCTTGCTCAGGTTTTCCTGGGCCAGGCGAAAAAATAATCCCGTCAGCTTTATCAGCAGTCGCATAGAGTTTCTGATCATCGTTTCTTAAAACCACTAAATCAGTCTTTGTACCTACAATTTGTGCTAGATTATAAGTAAAAGAATCATAATTATCCACGATTAAAATCATACATCCCCTCCAACTCGCAACAACGCTTTAGCCTTGTTAAGTGTTTCTTGGTATTCATTTTCTGCTATAGAATCATAGACAATACCAGCACCCGCTTGCACATATCCTTTGTTACTTTTAACAACCATCGTTCGAATCGCAATGGCAAAATCCATCTGATTATCGCGAGATAAATAACCAATTGCACCGGCATAAACACCTCTTTTAACTGGTTCCATTTCGTAAATACGTTGCAGAGCACGAACCTTGGGTGCCCCAGAAACAGTTCCAGCTGGTAATGTAGCTTTCAAAGCTTCAATAGCAGGTGTGTGTGCCCTTAATTTTCCACTGACTTCAGAAACCAAATGCATAATATAACGGTATTTTTGAATTTCCAGCAAAGTTGTTACCTTGACACTGCCATATTCAGAAACTTTACCAAGATCATTCCGTCCAAGATCGACTAACATACGGTGTTCTGCTAGTTCTTTTTCATTTGTTTTCAACTCTTTAGCAATGGCAACGTCTTCTGTTAATGTTTGCCCCCGTTTACGCGTTCCCGCAATTGGATTAGTAGTTACTGTTTCTCCTCTTACTGTCACCAAGCTTTCCGGGGATGAACCAATAATTTGATAATCACCGTAGTCCATATAGTACATATACGGCGAAGGATTTGTACGACGAAGTTGCCGATAAAAATCAAACGGTTTATCCTCAAATTCAAAACTAAAACGTTGCGACGGAACCATTTGAAACATATCGCCTTCTTGAATTAATTCCTTCGTATGATTAACGATTTTTTTAAATTGCTCAGGCGTCACATTTGATTTTGGATTTAATTCATGTAGTTTTACCGGAACAAGTTCATCAGCCACAGGTAATTTCAACTTATTTTCGATTGCAAGAACAACGTGTTCTAAGTTCTGACGTCCCGAATAAACATTATCCACGACAATTTTTATTTTTTCTTGACGATGGTCGAAAATAACAAAAGTTTCATACAAAAATAAATGGCTGTCGGGCATATCCAACTCATCTTTAGGTTGGTTTTCTAGTTTTTCATAGCAAGCAACCGTATCAAACCCTACATATCCAATGGCACCTCCTTGAAAAGGCAACTCCTCCACGGGCTGTTCTTGCACAACTACTAAATTTTGCAATGCCAGCAGGGGATCTTTGCTTTCACTAGTTTGGCCATCAACCGTCACCAACATACCGTTGGTCTTAAACTCATGGACAGGATCAAGTGCGATAATTGAATAACGTGACTTTTCACTATCTGTAGGTACTGATTCTAATAAAAAACTATGTTCTCCGCGCAACCGAAAATAAGCACTGATTACTGTTAAGGTATCCGCGTCAATTGTCTTAATTTGTCGCATGACGCGCTCCTTTCATGTTTTTAATAAAATCTGTCAAATAAGATGTAGCATCCTCTGGGTGGTCTTCGATAATTTTGACAAGTGCTGAGCCAACAATAATCGCATCAGCAGATTCAAATTGTTTTGCTTGATCATATGTCGTGATGCCAAAACCAACTGCAACTGGCAAATCTGTTAACCGCTTAATCTTAGTAACGATTTCATCAGCTTCGTTTGACAATTTACTTCTAGAGCCTGTTATTCCTAAGGAACTTACTACATATATAAATCCAGAAGCACGTTCTACAATTTTCGGCAAACGATTTCCGGATTGTAATGTTACGAGTTGAATAAAGTCGCGACCATACTGGTGGACAAGTTCCAAAAATTCATCTTGTTCTTCCATAGGCATGTCGGGCATAATAACACCCTGAATATCCAACGACTGCATTTTGCTGAGAAATTTTTCGTACCCATATTTAAATACTGGATTTGTATACGTTAGAAAAACTAAAGGCACATCCGTGTGTTTGCGAACTTCAGCAACTAAATTAAATACATCAGCTGTTGTTGAACCGTTTTCGAGAACCTCTTGATCAGCATTCATGATAGTGGGACCGTCAGCACTTGGATCACTAAAAGCAATGCCAATCTCAATAAGATCTGCACCAGCCTCAGCCATATCAACAATATATTTTGCACTCTTTTCAAAATCCGGATATCCAGCTACCGCGAAACCAATAAAAGCATTTTTATTTTCTAATGCCTGTGAAATTCTAGTCATTTATTACTCCTTGCTATGCGAACCACTTCGCGCATCTTTTCTAAGTTTTTTATACCATTACATTCTGTTCCTGAACTAATATCAACAACCTTTGGTTTCAATAAAGAGATTGCCTGTTGTAAATTATCGGGGGTCAGCCCTCCTGCCAAGAAATCCAATGACTCTAGTGGCTGAAAATTTTCCCAATCAAAAGTTTTTCCGGTTCCTGCTCCTGCGTCAATCATCCGGCACATAGCTTGCGTTTTATACTGATGGTCAGGCTTCATCACCTTAATAACTGGTAATCCCGCTTGTTGAATTTTACTAATTTCCCGTTCAGACTCATTGCCATGCAATTGAACTATTTGAATAATCTCTCTATACTTCAAAATTTCATCAGCATCTTGATTTAAGAAAACACCAACTAATGGAATCTTTGCGTCCAATTGCGAACGTATCTTTTGAGCAAGGGCAAGAGACACCAAGCGTCGCTTGTGAGGAACCAAAATAATACCAGCTAAATCAGGTCGAACTTCATTCAAGTAATCTATATCTTGTAAACGAAAATTTCCACATAATTTAATTAGCGTCATTTTTCGCCCCTTAACTGTTGTATGGCCGCTAATTTATCTGCAGCCTTCATGAACGTCTCACCAACTAAAATACCGTCCACGCCAATCTGTTCAAGGGTAACAACATCTGAGCGATCTTTTATACCAGATTCTGAAATAAATAAAATTTCTGGTGGAACTAATTGTCGTAAACGTTTAGTGTTGTCAAAGTCGACCGTGAAGTCTTTTAAATTACGATTGTTCACACCAATAATTCGTGCATTTGCCTTCACTGCTCGGAGAATCTCTTCTTCATTGTGCGCTTCCACAATCACTGACAATCCTAATTCGTTTGCTAAAGATAGGTATTCTTTTAATTGTTCGTCCGTTAAAATAGCAACGATTAATAAAATGATTTGTGATCCAGCTACTTTAGCCTCATAAATCATGTATGGATCAATTGTAAAATCTTTGCGTAATACAGGAGTAGCAGAATCTGCTGCAACTGTTTTTAAAATATCAAGAGATCCCTTGAAATAATTCTCTTCTGTCAAAACGCTTATCGCATCGACACCTGCCACCTCATAGTCTTTCGCGATCCCTTGATAATCAAACTCTGATGAAGGTACAATTTGCCCTTTCGATGGGGATGCTTGTTTAATTTCGGCA contains:
- the aroB gene encoding 3-dehydroquinate synthase; amino-acid sequence: MSTITVDLATKKYDVKIDNTLHTRLGQEISAVWSARKISLLTDSNVGPLYLKDTAKQLREVGFDILELEVPAGESSKSLSVAGELIAKMAAAGFTRGDGVIALGGGVIGDLGGVVASLYMRGIAFIQIATSLTAQVDSSVGGKTAVNLGNTKNIAGSFYQPDLDLVDVTYLNTLTDRDLVEGYAEVVKTSALANQDFFDFTGQIKSVADIRHHAQELSKRAIAYKASVVMADEKEAGDRQFLNFGHTFGHAIELLAHGELRHGEAVAIGMIAISSRFEQHGIMPRGLTTELLSRLEAVGLPTHSHFIGTTDFFNHLINDKKNHDGILNLVALEKVGQPIIVKKKIADMPAFVEN
- a CDS encoding anthranilate synthase component II, with product MILIVDNYDSFTYNLAQIVGTKTDLVVLRNDDQKLYATADKADGIIFSPGPGKPEQAGEMENMIRHYANSKPMLGICLGHQAIGEVFGGRVKRAAVIRHGKVSDMLVADTSPLLSTGLVKIMRYHSLILDKKNFPKDFKVVGIAQDDDEIMAMQHKTLPVFGFQFHPESIGTPTGSKMIEKFIALTANVK
- the trpA gene encoding tryptophan synthase subunit alpha, yielding MTRISQALENKNAFIGFAVAGYPDFEKSAKYIVDMAEAGADLIEIGIAFSDPSADGPTIMNADQEVLENGSTTADVFNLVAEVRKHTDVPLVFLTYTNPVFKYGYEKFLSKMQSLDIQGVIMPDMPMEEQDEFLELVHQYGRDFIQLVTLQSGNRLPKIVERASGFIYVVSSLGITGSRSKLSNEADEIVTKIKRLTDLPVAVGFGITTYDQAKQFESADAIIVGSALVKIIEDHPEDATSYLTDFIKNMKGARHATN
- the aroE gene encoding shikimate dehydrogenase, whose translation is MTLYGLIAHPAGHSRSPQMQNMMIAEYGIDAHYHAFNILPEKLEEAIVGLKALHVGGFNVSTPFKNEIIQYLDELSPISQRLHAVNTVKSVKGHLIGTNTDGDGFWQSINSRQPKEMVIVLGTGGAARSVIATAKLYGVRELIVFNRVHEDWHERKAEISYLSEGNGHLEDLADNQMLTKALKRADMLINATTVGMNDLRTLLTDLQIALLPQHALVVDMIYRNQQTTLLKSANQRGLATLNGLPMLVNQGALSFEYWFDRPADRNLMKKAIEE
- a CDS encoding transketolase family protein; the encoded protein is MKTSSLSTETIQSLRLLSNQMISKAGSGHPGIALGAAPILYELYANQLNVDPENPNMINRDRFVLSAGHGAALLYATLHAAGFDLSAQDLSEFRQPHSKTPGHPEVGVTPGVEATTGPLGQGLGMAVGMAMAEAKLNNQFPSVIDHFTFALVGDGDLMEGVSHEVASLAGQQKLGKLVVLYDDNAVSLDGLKKRSDISNNLARFASYGWDIREVADGNDLEAIHDAIENAKMSPEPTLIAVKTIIGDFGPFAGTNKAHGTPLDSQQLQDLSSALDVDIQNFELPSNLLEDLRAKISNRLLHQKQPLNDELTDYLQFSTKNTVTIPELPTDLKVQAGRKISKYVLQNFATQLPQLWGGSADLVASTNAEVVASPLFNADDRSGRNIAFGVREFGMGAVMNGIALHGGTKVFGATFLAFSDYMKAAIRLSALQHVPSIYVFTHDSITVGEDGPTHQPVEQLMGLRLIPGVDVLRPGTAEEIASAWQRALTSTDRPTILILSRGEIGAQGSTDQAKQSFENGAVQIRHHDEAKINLIATGSEVQIAQKVSELLSLPSNVVSMPNLSRFLALDDDKKQQIIPETGTKNVIIEAGTTLGWQGIAGNDGVIFGIDEFGMSAAAQIALDEFGFNAEDIVDKITQELQ
- a CDS encoding phosphoribosylanthranilate isomerase; protein product: MTLIKLCGNFRLQDIDYLNEVRPDLAGIILVPHKRRLVSLALAQKIRSQLDAKIPLVGVFLNQDADEILKYREIIQIVQLHGNESEREISKIQQAGLPVIKVMKPDHQYKTQAMCRMIDAGAGTGKTFDWENFQPLESLDFLAGGLTPDNLQQAISLLKPKVVDISSGTECNGIKNLEKMREVVRIARSNK
- the aroA gene encoding 3-phosphoshikimate 1-carboxyvinyltransferase; the protein is MIKLTKAEKNGLHGEITVPGDKSISHRALMFGAIAEGKTVIDNFLMSDDVMHTMGVFRALGVEIDHTESQATVIGKGLTNFKAPSAGLDMGNSGTSTRLLMGLLSKQPFDLNIFGDSSLSKRPLRRVADPLSMMNAQFELSNDEFLPAVIKANTELNGITYHMPVASAQVKSAILLAGIQAEGETTIIEDLPSRDHTERMLRQFGGQIKTDNGVITVKKQSKLSGQHVLVPSDISSAAFFMVAGLITPNSEITIKKVGVNPTRDGVIKLLERMGAEITQKPIASDGEPLADITVKAQTLHGIAITAEDIPGAVDELPILALAATQAVGDTIISGAEELRVKETDRISTVISELTKLGADIDEKPDGMVIHGGTLLHTSNGSTLLDSHGDHRIGMMNVIASLITEGDVVLTGEEAMSVSYPGFVEDVSSIKREWL
- the trpE gene encoding anthranilate synthase component I; the encoded protein is MRQIKTIDADTLTVISAYFRLRGEHSFLLESVPTDSEKSRYSIIALDPVHEFKTNGMLVTVDGQTSESKDPLLALQNLVVVQEQPVEELPFQGGAIGYVGFDTVACYEKLENQPKDELDMPDSHLFLYETFVIFDHRQEKIKIVVDNVYSGRQNLEHVVLAIENKLKLPVADELVPVKLHELNPKSNVTPEQFKKIVNHTKELIQEGDMFQMVPSQRFSFEFEDKPFDFYRQLRRTNPSPYMYYMDYGDYQIIGSSPESLVTVRGETVTTNPIAGTRKRGQTLTEDVAIAKELKTNEKELAEHRMLVDLGRNDLGKVSEYGSVKVTTLLEIQKYRYIMHLVSEVSGKLRAHTPAIEALKATLPAGTVSGAPKVRALQRIYEMEPVKRGVYAGAIGYLSRDNQMDFAIAIRTMVVKSNKGYVQAGAGIVYDSIAENEYQETLNKAKALLRVGGDV
- the aroC gene encoding chorismate synthase, producing MRYVTAGESHGPEEIAVIEGIPAGLHISQEDVNEQLARRQRGYGRGERQKIETDTVTFLTGVRHQTTLGSPITLNVHNDDHNNWSKIMAPNEPATAENTLRKVLRPRPGHADLVGGMKYRHREDLRNVLERSSARETTMRVAVGAVAKKLLSEIGVDVHGFVVNVGPAKSDLNELTKYKNLQELRVVTEGFDTRALNAEADEAIKEVIDKTKRDANTVGGQVQVIATGMPVGLGSYVSADTKLDAKIANAIVGINAFKGVQFGGGFDNAEKYGDQVMDEIFWDEERGFYRGSDNLGGFEGGMTTGEAIVVRGVVKPIPTLYRPMQSVDIDTHEDHRASIERSDTTAVTAAAVIAEAMVAIELAKAVLDKFDADNIERMKEQVAVYREEIRKF
- the aroF gene encoding 3-deoxy-7-phosphoheptulonate synthase encodes the protein MIIIAKTSQDAEKIAAQLDTKDPIKPVFVHSNRVALAGVKKLPEDILKNISQDVVEIITNHHSAIKSSRDFHPEDTIITTKHSVIGGGNFVFMAGPDSIESPEHVKEMGEDVKQAGATILRGGAFKPRTSPYSFQGNGEEGLKAHRAAADALGMDMVTEILDTRDVDLVDSYTDIFQVGTRNMQNFALLKALGKKNKPVVLKRGMSATIDDLLNAAEYIAAGGNDQIILMERGIRTYDNKYTRNTLDVSAIPVLQSLTHYPVVADASHAAGVSKFVEPLALAAIAAGAQGLMTEIHDDPSHAFVDGAQALTPAQFKQLTEKANKVREAIK